TAGGAAGGTCCTGTGCTGTGAAACCAGTAAGACAAATCTAGTTGTTTACAGACAAGTTCTAACCCCACGTTGCATTTTGTTTTGGGGATTTGATCTTGTTTTGTGAAAACGTGTTGCACAATTTTCTGGACTGCACTGTAAGAGTGCCAAAGTTTGGTTTCATATACAGGTTTACCTCTGATTAACCATCGTGTGTACATACTTTactacaaacctcagcttttatttAAATACCCACTTTGCTTCCTATTGAGTGAAGTAATTATAGCAAATTAATAAGGCGCATAAATAACAAATACAGCTTTATATATGTGACCATTTTAATTGGCATTAAAATGTGGATTTGCTGCCGTTCCAATTTTCCTTGATCATCATTCTGGCAGCCACAGACACTTGAATCTACCTTTGTACGGTCTTTTGACAGGTTTCTACATGACTGCGATTTTGTTGTATTGTGAAATGTTGAGCAATTTTTATTATTGGCATTTAATTGTACAAAACAAAGTTTTAAGTCCTTCTCTAGATTATAATTAAAATCTAGTTGTGGATGGCCCTGTTAAGTAATTGCAACATAATTTTGTAGCTCTCTTTTAATTGATTAATCATGAAAGCCATGGttacataaaataattgatataGCACAAATTCTATTGATTTTGTACAAGTTTTGATTTGCAGTtggtaaatacattttgaaaatgtattttttatagcagTATTTATAAATACAGAAATCGAATTACTTCATTCCATTTccctattattcattttttttgtcatGACATTTTAATAGGTTGTTTCTGTAGTGTTTCCATAGTAATTGCAGGAATCTTCATTTGCAAGGCTATGTGGCCACTGGCATCTGTCAGTTTGATTTCCATATGTTCCCTATTTTTGGTGACTAGAGGAGAGTCTGACGTTAATATGGAGGTCACCACTGATCTCTGGAGAGAGGTGGATAATGTGCATAGTAGTCTTACAAAAGTAGTAGAGGGCATGGGTGGGGGGAAAGGGCATGCTCTACTTAACACCAATGTATTTCAATAGAGGTCAGTGATTTGTATGTAAACATCTATCAAAAGTACAACTGTGGAGATGTGTTAAATAACACCATGGGTTAAGGCTGGACCATTGATCAATGTTTAATCTTACCTTGGTATTTCCCTTTTTAAATTTGGAAAATACTTAAATGCACCTAGCCAGACATCTCAGAAATTAGTATTTTCACTTCATAAAGTCACCTATATAACTTGGATTGGTTATCTTTGGTATTTTAGCAACATAGTATTGTGTTTGTCTTGTAGGCACATCATTGTACTATCAGCCTGGCCTCCTCACCGGTGGGCCTTTGGAACATGACTGCAATATACAACGTTCTATTGGCTATTATTTGGAGAGTCTGATCTGCCTGGCCCCTTTTATGAAGCATCCATTAAGAATCACGCTCCGTGGAGTTACCAATGATCAGGTGGATCCCTCGGTAAGTTCATACACAAATTTTCGTCATGAAATACCCTTGTTTGTCTCCATCTTGTAGTATTAATACATACTGGCCATAAATTGTGTTTTAATATGGGGGCGGGGGGATTATATATTTTGTCAGAGATTAAAGTGTGTGTTTTGGGCAAGCAAAGTTTTTAGATACTTTGTTCAGTTGCTGCACTTCAGTGTGATGCAAATATAGTACAAGTTTCAGCTTAAATTCTGTGGTtatgaatgtttttgttttttttgtttcctctccTGTCTAAGGTGGACACTCTTAAGGCCACAGCCATTCCATTACTAAAAAAGTTTGGTATAGATGGGGAGCATTTTGAGCTGAAGGTAAGATTTTGCAGAACGGAGCGTAAACAGTCCCAGCATATTTGTCACAAAGGTCATTGTATAAATAGAACTTTCAACATGAAGACTCTATTATTGTAGAAGCATTTTGTTAAACCACtgggtttttttctttcaattgcCTGTAGATTCATTCAATGGATCTTTAAGgtctaatttatattatataaaaaaaatggctaaTTTACAAGACTGTTCTCCCAACTTGCTATTCGATTTAAGGAAAGCTAGCTTTATCAGTAGAGTCTTGTGTGGACAGCCTTATTCATATTTGCCTTTCTGAATGGGAGTCCTGGGTGACAGTCCACGTACTCCAATTATAAACATGTAATTGCAtaacatgtgggcagcacggtggcgtagtggttagcacttctacctcacagcactgtggtcatgagttcgatatctgaccatggccttatctgtgaggagtttgtatgttctccccgtgtttgcgtgggtttcctccgggtgctccgctttcctcccacactccaaaaacatactgtcagattaattggctgctaacaaattgaccctagtctctgtgtgtgtgtgtgggaatttagactgtaagccccaatggggcagggactgatgtgagggaattctctgtacagcgctgcggaattagtggcgctatataaataaatggtggtgataacACTTGTGCATTGATTAGTGTTCGGCATTTAACACTGTCAGATCCTTGCTTCCCCATGCTGTCTGTGACAGTCGGTGTCAAGTGATGTTTTAGTGCAGCAGCTGTCTTTAAACTGCCATTTATAAGTGTTATGCAGAAAGCATTATATTTACAAATGACAATGTCTAGGAAGGGTCTAAAGATGTAGTCCAGACCTCCATATACCTGTTGGAGAATGAGAAATAATAGCAGGAAATATAAGAATGTATAGAATGACCCTTTCTCTTTTCTAAAATTTATATTCCTATAAATATTACTAATGATTTCTGTCCTATTTCTAGATTTATAATCGCATTTTAAACTGTCTCTAGATTGTAAAGAGAGGGATTGCCCCAGGTGGAGGAGGAGAAGTGATCTTCGCCTGTCCAATCAGAAAGGTTCTGAGACCTGTTCACCTGACTGATCCTGGCAAGATAAAGCGTATCCGAGGAGTGGCGTATCCTTTTATTGCTTTTAAGTCCCTTTTGCAAACTCTTCTGACTGTTTCCCCTCTCTATCTATACATGTAAATATTATCACAGGCTTGGTCAGGTTTCTTAAAACCTATGtctgtcacaattttttttttttttttttaaattctgtcCCAAAATCAAAACTCTCATCTAAATATAAATCAGAGGGGGATGAATACAGTTTTGCTTACTATAACACTATGATGGCTATAACGTAACGCCCTGCAGAGTGGAAATGgaaattttatatgttttttcatGCTTTAAATAATAATGACCCAAAAGAAAGTATTGAATTGTTCTGCCTCTTTCTTTGTAGCTGTTGTGTAGATTATCCATTGCTCTAGTATTGCAGAGTGCTTAGTTACTTTGTGCAAAAAGTTTAATGCTGTTGGTTCTTTGACCGTTGTCTGTCAGATATTCTGTCCGAGTCTCTCCGCAAATTGGCAACAGAATTGTAGAATCGGCCAGAAgtgttttaaataagtttctaCCAGATATTTATATCCACACAGATCACCTGAAGGGAGCATATTCTGGAAAGTAAGTATTTTAGGAGTCCAATTCCCAACCCCACCCCATAGGTTTTGAAAATTTTGAGTTAACTTTTGTTGAAGATGTTAGTTTATTGACTTTTCATCACCATTAAGAGTTAACTTGGTTGCAAGAAGATGGTCTTCTCTGTAAGaatgtagaaaaagaaaaaaataatgatggGTGGATGCTAAGTTCTGTTGTGGTGAATAGAAGCAGGAGGGTAGAGAGCTCACAAGTAAATGGTGTAATGTGTATCTTGCTACCAGTAAACTGCAGGAAACAAAATCTGAAAATTATCTTCTCAAATGGTGAATATGCTTCttcaaagtattttattttacatcagaGCAGCATTTCTTTCTCCTTATTTAGTGGAATCTCTcttgtgatttattttaaatatgtttggaCTCAAGGGAGAACTTTAAAGAACTCCTTAGAGGAAGCTCCAGTTACAAGTGAATTTAAAATGCTATAAAACAAATTCTTGTATAAGTAACAAATACATTAAGTTTCCATGCTGCtcacattaaatataaaacactgATGTAGCCGAATGCATTTATTTGTAAGTGGCAGTTGGTGTATGTTGTGTAACATGTATGACTTTAGGGTGGAGGGATACAATAGTGAGTGTAATTATCTATTCTGTTAAGGTTGTGTAACCTATATCCATGGATATTGTCATCACCAGGTCGCCCGGCTTTGGTTTATCTCTTGTGGCCGAAACGACTGAAGGCTACTTCCTTAGTGCTGAGCTTGCATCAAACCCTCAGGGGCAGGGTGCCACTGTGCTCCCAGAAGATCTGGGGAAGAACTGTGCTAAATTGCTTTTGGAAGAAATATACAGAGTAAGTAGATTTGTTTGATGCATGTTAGCATGGGAGGACTATGGAGCAACCTTGATCTCTGCTTTGGTTAACTTGGGAGCAGACATCTTCGCTGTATATGGGGGAGCATATTTCACCAACCAAACCTCTGCTAAAGATGGAAAATGGATTTGCCCTTTCttcttattttgtttgtttaataaagGTAAAAAAACTTGAAGTGATCTGACATTGCTGCAGACTATAACTTCACAAATCATTTCTCAACCTAAGGAGATTAATTCCATTGTCCACTGAGTGGCTCTGAAACAGTCGCAGGTGCACTCAGCAGCGATATAACATGGCGGATTTCTCCTGGCACCCCATAGAGGTTCCAAGGAGAAATCCGCGTAATTGGGGCTACTGTAGTACCCGGATGTGTGTGGGAACTGCGATGTTCTGCCAAACATTGCTGCCTATTAGAATCCCTCCCCCCTAACAATCTAGCAAACTTATTTGTTTGATGCATTTATTTGTCTTCTAGTTGGCATGCTGCTGGTTCGTTGTTACAATTTTATTTCATGGAGACAGAAGATTTACTGAGATCTGACTATACCATATTTCTGAGTACCTGTAAGAATAGGTGTTATAGCCACTGTTAATATACTGTCATAAAAGCTTTGTTTATATTAAAGCAGTATGTATACTGATtgccatgggcagcacagtggcctagtggttagcacttctgtctcgcagcactggggtcatgagttcaattcccgaccatggccttatatgtgtggagtttgtatgttctccccgtgtttgcgtgggtttcctccgggtactccggtttcctcccacactccaaaaaaaaatgctggtaggtcaattggctgctatcaaaattgaccctagtatctctctctgtctccctctctgtctgtctatgtctatagtagggaatttagactgtaagctccaatggggcagggactgatgtgagtgagttttctgtacagcgctgcggaatcagtggcactatataaaataaatgatgatgaaatattgGTTTCTGGCTATGGAAACAGGGAAGCTGCTCTATAAGTCTAGTTTGCACTGGTGGGGCAGATACTGACCTCATCATGATAAACACACTAAACGAATGCAGCCAACAAGATTTTCTTAAATGCCTGTAGCTACTGCATGTTACATCACGTAGGTTATCTCTGCACGTAAATCATGTGTCCACCGCAGTTTTATGAAGCAAACAGGCAAGTTTTTCCTCTCCAGGTATGAGACACAGACTGCAGTGATAGTCATTGTGCTTGCAGACTGGGGCACAGGTTGATAATGGGGGGGGGTTTAGTTCTTGTGGACTGTGTGATGCAAGAGTTACCGAGTGTCACTGGTGCTTTCATGCAGTGTGGGGTAAGGCTGGTATGTAGATTACGGGCATATACATACTGTGGGGTAGAATTACTGGTGCTTGTATACGTAACATTGACTGCTTAAGTAGCcgaaaaataaattatacttgcAACCAAAGTTTCCATTAGGAGCATTGTGGAAGACTACAGAAGCATGCCAAATGTATTTAACCTATCGGTATATTCGACCTTGTCTTTTCATTGCTGTTATGACATAGTGCAGAAGGCACTATGTATTCAACAAAACAAAAGGGCTTCCTCAGTGGCCCATTTCACCCAGGTTAAAGTATTTAATACAGTGTGCTCCTTCTACACGATGCTCTTACCTGGGCAAGCTCTCTCCAGACTGCACAGCAGTAGAGCTGTGAAACGGTGGTAATctgtatcccgatgcttgggataccgacaccgaATTCACTTACAAAACAAACCCGAAACCTTAAATCAACGACCTCTTAATATCTACACTTACCTTCTCACTGACGGAGGACAATACTGTAACAACTGGTATGCGACTGGTGCAAAATCCCAACATGCTGGATGCCGGCGCTTCATTGTGAAGTAACTGAAGACGGTGACATCTATATTTACAAGAATGTTAACATTAGGGGCTAAGGTTAGGCTGCGTGAAACGTCGCTGTCAGCGACGTCACACTGAAGCGCCGGACTCCAGCATCTTTGCGTTTTGCACCAGTCGCATACCAGTTGTTTCGCTCATTTCCTTGGTCGGTGAGAAGGTAAGTGTAGATTTTAATAGGTCGTTGATTTAAGGCCTCtggtttcttttgtaggtgtattGGGTGTCTGTTTCCTAAGCATTGCCATGCCGTACCCAGCCCCTGTGAAATATAGTGGAAGCTAGCCCAGGAgtgagcatagtgcagtctgTTTAGCTGGACTCTGAAGCCAGTGTGAGCTATCAGACAACTACATTGGGATCACTGGTATTACGTTCTCATCTTGGTTTGTCTTTGTTTTGCCAAGTACATAATGCACAATGGGCTATATGTAATAAAGCAATAAGAACTGGAGAATCTGTTGGCCCTTAGAACAGattacacttatacacacacattctgtggggatatttattttttttttttttttttatcgtctaTTTGCCTTGcattttccacaaacaaaatagtgaCCCTGGTTAGGGctattgatagttttatttaatattgtaaGTTTGTACTAATGCTTTTTCTACCTTTAAATATTTGGAAGGTTCAGCAGATGTAGTTAAACTTGTATAAGTTGTAAATATGTGTTTCCATAATGCAGAGTTCTGGGCAGTTGTGATGTTTTTCAGTCGTGCACGGGGTATTGCAAAACTAGATCTGTACTGACTGGTCTTGGACACGCTCACCATTACATTCCAACTGTCAGCAGCTACTTGGCTCTGTTTACAAGTGTCGATGGAAAGGCTTTGTTTTTCTGGCTTTATTTCTTAGTATTTCGCCATGGTCTTTATATCCAAGACCTGGCACATTAtagctttgttttttatttaatatctgTGTTCAACATAATAGGGTCACCACTGCCACATCACATTTGTGACGAAATCTGGAATAACacggtgaaaaaaaaaaaagtaaaaccatGGAAACCAGGTGTTTTGACTTCTAAAGTGCCATAGAAAAggagttagaatctgattgctattggttacagcacattttcCCTTTGCATAACATTTTTAAACTAATTGCACATTCCACATGTCTGTGTATAGGACTGAACTATGTGGCACATGTGACTGGTACTTAGAGgtcaaaaatcctttttttttttttttttttttttaaatatatttttttgttagtaCAAAACTTTGGAGCTCTAGTTTACATGACAACATAAGTTAAAGCAAGCATGTTACCCATGCTTTTGCATAAGTGTTCAAAAGTATTACAGTTTAAAATCTATACCGGTAACTTTTTATTACGTTTTAGGACTTAAACAGATACATGTTTCACAGCTTTCATGAACAGCGCACTTCAGTAGTGTTTGGACAGAATTTTTGCACCCTAGTGTAATGTGGTTTTATTTAAGCCTTGGTAGGTGTTCTAGGCTACTGCATTGggaaaatatatgttttgtaaTACACCCAAACATCTATGCTGTGTTCAAGGGAGGCTACACTGCATTATTTGCTTTGTCACTTAAGCCAGTTCAGCTGTCTTTACTGGCAAGAATTTCTCATGGGTCTGAGAGAATGTCAGAGTAGTCAGTGCGTGGTACCAAAAAGTACTGTCTGTGTCACATTTCTCCTATTTGTTCATTATCTGTTTATACCTGCACTGATTAAAATGCGCCTAAATGCTGATTAGAGGGGGTTTAATAAAATGTACTGAAAGGTCCATGTTAACATTTTGTTGATAGACTGTGAAGGCACCCTCACTTGTATTTGGTTTCAGTTAATAAATACCAGTAAGGCTGCTTGCCCAGAAAGCATAGCAAACTAGTGTGAAGATGACACGGTGGACATTAAAGTGTAGGACAAGGTCATGGAGACTTTATTCTCATTTTCGATAGGGAAAGCTAGAATGGATTACCCACAGTCACATTCAGGTAAGATTTTAATTGTGCCTTTAACAGACATTTGCAAGCAGATTCTGTGAATGTATCATGTATATGGTATTTCAGTTTAAGCTAAAAGGAGTATGAGCTGCTCTGCTACATGTTTTTGTCTAAATTTGCTGCCACAGCTAATTCTAATGTTtcggtttgatttttttttttttttttttgtattctgatGCATACCTTAGTTGCCATTGTATAATGGACAGTGACACTTTTATACATAATACTTCTGATGTTTACATAAGAAGGGGCTAATGCAAACtagtaaaatgtttttgttttttgttttttttgggtttttttttacatttggataTAAAATCTCTAAGTCTTGCGCTAACTTAATATGCTCATGCGGTAATTTACTAGTTTTACTAGGGAATAATAAATTGTACTTTGCACTTTAGTTTGCTTTTTAATCTGCTGTATCATTAACCAAAGTAAGTGGCAGCTGTCAATGTATAGTATCATGTGTGAAAAGGTgggcaaaaaatataatattttgtgtACAATCAAAATAATTCCTCCAAGCAGGCAGATTGGAATCCATATGCAAGGGACTTATGTGAAGAACAGAAGAGTGGTGTACAAGCTGCAGCAGGCAATGACTTCTAGTGATCTGTGAAGCTTACTGCtaccacagaaaaaaaattaaaaaataagtagATAGTATTTCAATTATTGCATACCTCATTTATAGTGCTGATAGAGAAAAGCTCAATGATTAAGTATCAACAGTATAGTAACATGTTAAGAGCTCATACCCCCTATGTTAAAAAAAGTAAACTCCTTTTTGCAAGTTTATTTGTGATTTCCACATGTTGAATAGGCATGATTTGGTAACATTCTGTGCATTTCTTGCATTATCTGTAACATATACATAAGGGCTAAATTGACCAGTAGGCCAGTTAGACCGGATCCACAGGCCCAGTGGGTATATAGGAATCAAGTTACGGCCATCTGCTTTATTCCTACCAGCTGTTTTCCAATAATATAGCTCTTATGTACAGTCAGTGGCTATTTGTATATCAATACTGCTGTAATTCAAGTATAGACATTGGATATATAGAATGTATGTAAGACACTGAAAATTAGAGGACAACCTGTCTATGGCCCTATTTGGTCATAATCCAGCTTTAATGGGGACACTTCTTTTCTTTGTGTGGCCAAGTGGAAATGAATTTCGCTGCTTGGATGTTTGGCCATCATTAGTGACAGAATATTTGCTGTGTGCTGTGAAACCATTCTCTAAAATCAAACCCTTCTCAAATATCTTCATTTTTAATACGCTTCTGaaacttttatacacatttgtcATTCTTATCAGAATAATTACCCCTGTTCACAAGAGCATCTGTTCAGTTTCTCCTAACTCTTAATATATATTGTGCTCTGCAATGCTCTAATATCACCAGTGAGGGGCAGTGTAGGCGAAACAGATCTGAAGCATTGATCTGCATTACAAAATGTACATGGGTACTGCTAGTTCTAGTGATTtggttgttttgtattttttttttctttttttttcttaacaaatgcccttttttttttttttgttcagttaAAATTGTCCCTTTTTTGATTTGTCTAAGCAGCACACATTTGTGCATACATCCACTGTTTACTGAACTGTCTGCTTCTGTTGATCTCCTATTGAGCCCTGGCCTCTTCTTCCCTAACCCACGGAGTAAAACTTTCATGCTTTTGTTTGTAGGGAGGATGTGTGGATTCGGTGAATCAGAGCTTGGCTGTACTGCTTATGACTCTTGGGCAGCAGGATGTTTCCAAAGTCCTGCTTGGACCTTTGTCTCCTTACATGTAAGTTTATTTCCACAATGTATACCACCGCTCACCTGGATATTTCTCCTACCTGTAACACGTTTTATAGGATTTGCTGGGTGCCTTGAATAACATATGATGGAATGTGATTTGGAACGGTTTACCATGAATCGGCATGATCCCATGTGGAGTCTAAGAATGTGAACTGTCCTTTTTCGGTTATCATGGTACCGGTGCTGTATGTGTGTAAGGTACAGTACTGTGATAACTGAAGAATGGTGGTGCCATCAAAAGACTGAGTTCATTACACAAATCTTGGACCTCCTTGGAGATACCTTCAATAGATATTTTGCAATCTAAGATTAATTGTGGATTTTTACTGTTGACAAATGACTAGTATGAAAGGTTGTGtagaaatacttgtaattttcctaaattataaaatgtggcaATTGATAAACTGAAAAATCCATAAAGCTTTCAAAGCAGC
The Mixophyes fleayi isolate aMixFle1 chromosome 1, aMixFle1.hap1, whole genome shotgun sequence DNA segment above includes these coding regions:
- the RCL1 gene encoding RNA 3'-terminal phosphate cyclase-like protein isoform X1, giving the protein MASQGHCLRFEGCNFFRQRIVLSTLSGRPVKIQKIRVKDESPGIKDFEASFIRLMDKITNGTRIEINETGTSLYYQPGLLTGGPLEHDCNIQRSIGYYLESLICLAPFMKHPLRITLRGVTNDQVDPSVDTLKATAIPLLKKFGIDGEHFELKIVKRGIAPGGGGEVIFACPIRKVLRPVHLTDPGKIKRIRGVAYSVRVSPQIGNRIVESARSVLNKFLPDIYIHTDHLKGAYSGKSPGFGLSLVAETTEGYFLSAELASNPQGQGATVLPEDLGKNCAKLLLEEIYRGGCVDSVNQSLAVLLMTLGQQDVSKVLLGPLSPYMIEFLRHLRSFFQIMFKIESKTFEDRKGAEKVLLTCVGVGFSNLNKTIK
- the RCL1 gene encoding RNA 3'-terminal phosphate cyclase-like protein isoform X2; this encodes MKHPLRITLRGVTNDQVDPSVDTLKATAIPLLKKFGIDGEHFELKIVKRGIAPGGGGEVIFACPIRKVLRPVHLTDPGKIKRIRGVAYSVRVSPQIGNRIVESARSVLNKFLPDIYIHTDHLKGAYSGKSPGFGLSLVAETTEGYFLSAELASNPQGQGATVLPEDLGKNCAKLLLEEIYRGGCVDSVNQSLAVLLMTLGQQDVSKVLLGPLSPYMIEFLRHLRSFFQIMFKIESKTFEDRKGAEKVLLTCVGVGFSNLNKTIK